A genomic segment from Streptomyces sp. NBC_00459 encodes:
- the dctA gene encoding C4-dicarboxylate transporter DctA, producing MTHTPGNGRAEQAARIAAKPWYRQLYVQVLVAIVIGIVLGWRWPDLATDMEPIGTTFITAMKMLIGPIVFLTIIGGIAGVADLKKVGRTGIKALAYFQAGTIVALLTGLVAINIFRLGDGVHADPATLQTSGDASQYVETGEHQHWWEFLTNIVPNSFFGPFVEGKILQVIFLAVVFGIAIKMVGKTGEPIIAAVGRLTEVVFKVLSFVMKAAPLGAFGAMSYAIGKFGLSTLTSLGSLIVLFYVTSALFVVVVLGGVLALYVRLNIFQLFRYFKEEFWLILGTSTAEPALPGLMRKLQFMGTERSTVGLVVPTGYSFNLDGAAIYLSLATLYIAQATDTSLSVGQQLGLLAVMLLTSKGAAGVAGGGFIALTATLSTVGSVPAAGIMLIFGIDKFMSECRALVNFFGNAVATLVVARWENGLDLERARVVLAGKAGEPPLTTEAEADVEAESESEKAGAGLETHRPAVAPPAAQTAEMAP from the coding sequence ATGACGCATACCCCGGGCAACGGACGAGCCGAACAAGCCGCGCGTATCGCGGCGAAGCCGTGGTACCGACAGTTGTACGTTCAGGTGCTGGTGGCGATCGTGATCGGCATCGTGCTGGGCTGGCGGTGGCCGGATCTGGCCACCGACATGGAGCCGATCGGCACGACGTTCATCACCGCGATGAAGATGCTGATCGGCCCGATCGTCTTCCTGACGATCATCGGCGGTATCGCCGGGGTCGCGGACCTGAAGAAGGTCGGCCGCACGGGGATCAAGGCGCTGGCCTACTTCCAGGCCGGCACGATCGTCGCGCTGCTGACGGGCCTGGTGGCGATCAACATCTTCCGGCTCGGCGACGGCGTGCACGCCGACCCGGCGACGCTGCAGACGTCGGGAGACGCGAGCCAGTACGTCGAGACGGGCGAGCACCAGCACTGGTGGGAGTTCCTCACCAACATCGTGCCGAACAGCTTCTTCGGCCCGTTCGTCGAGGGGAAGATCCTTCAGGTGATCTTCCTGGCCGTCGTCTTCGGTATCGCGATCAAGATGGTGGGAAAGACGGGTGAGCCGATCATCGCGGCCGTGGGGCGACTGACCGAGGTCGTCTTCAAGGTCCTGTCCTTCGTGATGAAGGCCGCGCCGCTGGGCGCCTTCGGCGCGATGTCGTACGCCATCGGGAAGTTCGGCCTGTCCACATTGACCAGCCTCGGCTCGCTGATCGTCCTCTTCTACGTCACCTCGGCCCTGTTCGTCGTGGTGGTGCTCGGCGGGGTGCTCGCCCTGTATGTGCGGCTGAACATCTTCCAGCTCTTCCGCTACTTCAAGGAGGAGTTCTGGCTGATCCTCGGCACCTCGACCGCCGAGCCCGCACTGCCCGGGCTGATGCGCAAGCTGCAGTTCATGGGCACCGAGCGCTCCACGGTCGGCCTGGTCGTGCCGACCGGCTACAGCTTCAACCTCGACGGCGCGGCGATCTACCTCTCGCTCGCCACCCTCTACATAGCCCAGGCCACCGACACGTCTCTCTCCGTCGGCCAGCAACTCGGGCTGCTGGCCGTCATGTTGCTGACGTCCAAGGGTGCGGCGGGCGTCGCGGGCGGCGGGTTCATCGCGCTCACCGCGACGCTGTCGACGGTCGGTTCCGTCCCGGCCGCGGGCATCATGCTGATCTTCGGCATCGACAAGTTCATGTCGGAGTGCCGGGCCCTGGTGAACTTCTTCGGCAATGCCGTGGCCACCCTGGTCGTCGCCAGGTGGGAGAACGGGCTGGACCTGGAGCGGGCTCGGGTGGTGCTGGCCGGGAAGGCGGGCGAGCCACCACTGACCACCGAGGCCGAAGCCGACGTCGAAGCCGAGTCCGAGTCCGAAAAGGCCGGGGCCGGGCTGGAGACGCACCGCCCGGCCGTCGCGCCCCCCGCTGCTCAGACCGCCGAGATGGCCCCCTGA
- a CDS encoding TetR/AcrR family transcriptional regulator — protein sequence MTDGSGDVSTERADAARNRARLLAAAALLVAERGADHVTMQSVAEAAGVGKGTLFRRFGDRDGLLLALLGEAEAEFEAVYTEGPPPLGPGAPARDRLAAFGCALMERIAADVDMGAALGRQVVHERRNASVIGRAFHCHVSTLLKETGVDGDHEMLAHALLAFVNFETADYLHKECEVPVARLQAAWVDLVRRVTRV from the coding sequence ATGACGGACGGTTCGGGTGACGTCTCCACCGAGCGGGCCGATGCCGCCCGCAACCGTGCCCGACTGCTGGCGGCGGCGGCCCTGCTGGTCGCCGAGCGAGGGGCCGATCACGTGACGATGCAGTCGGTCGCGGAGGCCGCCGGGGTCGGAAAGGGCACGCTCTTCCGCCGTTTCGGCGACCGAGACGGTCTCCTGCTCGCCCTCCTCGGTGAGGCGGAGGCGGAGTTCGAGGCGGTGTACACGGAAGGCCCTCCGCCGCTGGGTCCGGGCGCACCCGCGCGGGACAGACTGGCGGCGTTCGGCTGTGCCCTGATGGAACGTATCGCCGCCGACGTGGACATGGGTGCCGCACTGGGACGTCAGGTGGTCCATGAACGTCGCAACGCCTCCGTCATCGGCCGCGCCTTCCATTGTCACGTCTCAACCCTCCTGAAAGAAACGGGAGTTGACGGCGACCACGAGATGCTCGCCCACGCCCTGCTCGCCTTCGTGAACTTCGAGACGGCGGACTACCTGCACAAGGAGTGCGAGGTCCCCGTCGCACGCCTTCAGGCCGCCTGGGTGGATCTGGTGCGGCGTGTGACTCGCGTCTAG
- a CDS encoding peptidase inhibitor family I36 protein, which yields MSASPKKIGTALAGFALAGLSVLAAPGIAGAAAPPAPAPDSKSATAAAAPSVAAADGNFYAWDGANRTGKYCAWVGDDTNWSTCSPGGNMRNQAGSIENRGYPGSYSRVHVYWDTAYGGTYACIENGYYYADLSQWYFQVAGPGQGETLNNNISSHKWANDACI from the coding sequence ATGTCCGCATCACCCAAGAAGATCGGCACCGCCCTCGCGGGGTTCGCCCTCGCGGGGTTGAGCGTCCTCGCCGCACCGGGTATCGCCGGCGCCGCCGCACCCCCCGCGCCCGCCCCCGACTCGAAGTCCGCCACCGCCGCCGCGGCGCCCTCGGTGGCGGCAGCGGACGGCAACTTCTACGCCTGGGACGGCGCGAACAGGACGGGCAAGTACTGCGCCTGGGTCGGCGACGACACCAACTGGTCCACCTGCTCGCCCGGCGGGAACATGCGCAACCAGGCGGGCTCGATCGAGAACCGCGGCTACCCCGGCTCCTACTCGCGGGTCCACGTCTACTGGGACACCGCCTACGGAGGCACGTACGCCTGCATCGAGAACGGCTATTACTACGCCGACCTGTCGCAGTGGTACTTCCAGGTCGCCGGCCCCGGACAGGGCGAGACCCTGAACAACAACATCTCCTCGCACAAGTGGGCCAACGACGCCTGCATCTGA
- a CDS encoding DUF3533 domain-containing protein, whose product MKAPSSSSSGGSLTERDAKTRGFAAEFRDAVTFRAFGLVLGGLLVQLAFVVSYVGAFHSPTPHRIPVAVAAPQQASAKIVAQLNALDGDPVEATAAPSAAVARSWVLMRKTDAAFLFDATGTKDTLLVASAGGPSVSQTATQIAQKIETAQKRQIDVTDIRLPNAGDGRGMTSFYLVLGWVIGGYLTATIMGMAAGSRPANRHRTLIRLGVLVLYAAVSGIAGAVIVGPVFDALGGHFWTLSAIGTLVVLASAATALALQTLLGLLGTGVVILLFVVLGNPSSGGVYPAPLLPSFWSAIGQALPPGAGTTLVRNTVYFSGHATTQALWVLGAYAVGGAVLAWGASWRHELRHADGDVEGSTGVASSEPAPEPSSAG is encoded by the coding sequence GTGAAAGCACCTTCCAGCTCTTCCTCGGGTGGATCCCTCACCGAACGCGACGCCAAGACTCGCGGATTCGCAGCCGAGTTCAGGGACGCCGTTACGTTCCGGGCCTTCGGGCTCGTGCTGGGCGGCCTGCTCGTCCAGCTCGCCTTCGTCGTGTCCTACGTCGGGGCCTTCCACTCGCCCACGCCGCACCGGATCCCGGTCGCCGTCGCGGCTCCGCAACAGGCGTCCGCGAAGATCGTCGCCCAGCTGAACGCCCTCGACGGCGATCCGGTCGAGGCCACGGCGGCACCGAGCGCCGCGGTCGCCCGGAGTTGGGTCCTCATGAGGAAGACGGACGCCGCCTTCCTCTTCGACGCGACCGGCACCAAGGACACCCTCCTGGTCGCCTCGGCGGGCGGGCCGTCGGTGTCGCAGACCGCCACACAGATCGCCCAGAAGATCGAGACGGCACAGAAACGGCAGATCGACGTCACCGACATCCGGCTCCCGAACGCCGGGGACGGCCGCGGTATGACGTCCTTCTACCTCGTGCTCGGCTGGGTGATCGGCGGCTATCTGACCGCGACGATCATGGGCATGGCGGCGGGTTCCCGGCCCGCCAACAGGCACCGCACCCTGATCCGCCTCGGCGTCCTCGTGCTGTACGCGGCCGTGTCGGGGATCGCGGGAGCTGTCATCGTGGGACCGGTGTTCGACGCGCTGGGCGGTCACTTCTGGACGCTGAGTGCCATCGGCACCCTGGTCGTCCTCGCCTCGGCGGCGACGGCACTCGCCCTGCAGACCCTGCTGGGTCTCCTGGGCACCGGCGTGGTCATCCTGCTCTTCGTGGTGCTGGGCAACCCGAGCTCCGGCGGTGTCTACCCCGCGCCGCTGCTCCCGTCGTTCTGGAGCGCCATCGGACAGGCGCTGCCGCCGGGAGCCGGTACGACCCTGGTCCGCAACACGGTGTACTTCTCGGGTCACGCCACCACACAGGCGCTCTGGGTGCTCGGTGCCTACGCGGTGGGTGGGGCGGTGCTCGCCTGGGGCGCCTCCTGGCGGCACGAACTCCGGCACGCCGACGGGGATGTCGAGGGTTCGACGGGCGTCGCGTCATCCGAGCCGGCGCCCGAGCCTTCCTCCGCCGGCTGA
- a CDS encoding CocE/NonD family hydrolase C-terminal non-catalytic domain-containing protein produces MGEESRRDFPSWPPPACNTALEARPDVLTCTTPVLDKGVEVIGEVEAEVFFRSGLPSADVFVRLCDVDEQGRSTPPHPRPDLQRCLPPQQPQETVRDRTPGRSGWR; encoded by the coding sequence ATGGGTGAGGAGAGCCGGCGCGACTTCCCGTCCTGGCCGCCGCCCGCTTGCAACACCGCTCTCGAAGCCCGCCCGGATGTCCTCACCTGCACAACTCCCGTACTGGACAAGGGTGTCGAGGTGATCGGCGAGGTCGAAGCCGAGGTCTTCTTCCGCTCCGGCCTGCCGTCCGCCGACGTTTTCGTCCGCCTCTGCGACGTCGACGAGCAGGGACGGTCCACGCCACCGCATCCGCGTCCAGATCTCCAGCGGTGCCTTCCCCCGCAGCAACCGCAGGAGACCGTCAGAGACCGGACGCCTGGCCGTTCAGGATGGCGGTGA
- a CDS encoding DUF5937 family protein — MLRLHFTKDDLLKTRVAREPDPLWETVLSAHLLAKDQGQAVFSHWRDQARSRLGRLPRQELRLMRTIAPPHGSSPDFLNPPEAAQGVSEGIEAVLTTPRRRLRAEIGLMDSAPTWLRPIADGEPAALRDLGRALHGYFDSALAPFWPAVRAQVEADRALRARALLTGGTEALLGSLRPTIHWRPPVLETDYPVDRDVHLEGRGLLLVPSVFCWRRPITLVDPTLPPVLTYPVARSAGWWEGQYGGPSRERPLANLLGRGRAAVLRTVESGCTTTELARRMGVSAATASEHARIMREAGLLASVRDRNTVVHALTPLGVDLLAANSGYRPPADATSSSHGTTDAPPFHGRRGRQAISNSSHR, encoded by the coding sequence GTGCTCAGGCTGCATTTCACCAAGGACGACCTGCTCAAAACCCGGGTCGCCCGGGAACCCGACCCGTTATGGGAGACCGTGCTCAGCGCTCATCTCCTCGCCAAGGACCAGGGCCAGGCGGTTTTCTCGCACTGGCGCGACCAGGCCCGCAGCCGACTGGGCCGGCTGCCCCGCCAGGAACTGCGCCTGATGCGCACGATCGCCCCGCCTCACGGCAGTTCTCCGGACTTCCTCAACCCGCCCGAGGCCGCCCAGGGGGTCTCCGAAGGCATCGAAGCGGTGCTGACCACACCGAGACGCCGACTGCGCGCCGAGATCGGGCTCATGGACTCCGCGCCGACATGGCTGCGCCCGATCGCCGACGGGGAGCCCGCCGCACTTCGGGACCTGGGGCGGGCGCTGCACGGCTACTTCGACTCCGCGCTGGCCCCGTTCTGGCCCGCCGTACGCGCCCAGGTCGAGGCCGACCGCGCGCTGCGCGCGCGGGCCCTGCTCACCGGGGGCACGGAGGCCCTGCTCGGCTCGTTGAGGCCGACGATCCACTGGCGCCCGCCCGTGCTGGAGACGGACTACCCGGTCGACCGGGACGTGCATCTGGAGGGGCGCGGGCTGTTGCTGGTGCCGTCGGTGTTCTGCTGGCGCAGGCCGATTACTCTGGTCGACCCCACTCTGCCGCCCGTGCTGACCTACCCGGTGGCGCGCAGTGCCGGCTGGTGGGAGGGGCAGTACGGCGGCCCGTCCAGGGAACGGCCGCTGGCGAACCTGCTGGGCAGGGGACGGGCGGCCGTCCTGCGAACGGTGGAGAGCGGGTGCACCACCACCGAGCTGGCCCGCCGCATGGGGGTGAGCGCGGCGACCGCCAGCGAGCACGCCAGGATCATGCGCGAGGCGGGCCTGCTCGCGTCGGTTCGAGACCGCAACACGGTGGTGCACGCGCTCACCCCGCTGGGTGTCGACCTGCTCGCCGCCAACTCCGGGTACCGCCCGCCGGCCGACGCCACGTCCTCATCTCATGGCACGACCGACGCCCCGCCGTTTCATGGGCGGCGAGGGCGCCAGGCCATCAGCAACTCCTCCCACCGATAG
- a CDS encoding glycerate kinase → MTSVLIAPDKFKGSLSADEVARALERGLREAAPHTHVTRLALADGGEGSVAAACAGRFRAETVIVSGPTGRPVTAPVAIDGRTVLVEAAAVCGLGVLPEGRKAPLTATSRGIGQAVQYALAGEVDTIVLALGGVATTDGGAGLLQSLGAVLVRADGTPIGPGGQGLADVHTADLAPARAALAGVDLVLATDVDNPLLGPTGTAAVYGPQKGASERDVRELDAALGTFVRRLDAAGVPDASRLARSAGAGAAGGLGYAGMLLGGRVCSGADYFLTLLGADALLAASDFVVTGEGSLDEQSLSGKLPVALARRARRQGVAVHAVAGRCTLPAERAAAHFSSVQALTELTDQDCANDSALSARLLTRCGRTLGDRWIGGRADETAQAEYMDRAD, encoded by the coding sequence ATGACGTCCGTCCTGATCGCCCCGGACAAGTTTAAGGGCTCCCTCAGCGCCGACGAGGTGGCCCGCGCGCTGGAGCGCGGGCTGCGGGAAGCCGCCCCGCACACCCACGTCACCCGACTCGCCCTGGCCGACGGAGGAGAGGGCAGCGTCGCCGCCGCCTGCGCGGGCCGCTTCCGCGCGGAGACGGTCATCGTCAGCGGACCCACCGGGCGGCCCGTCACGGCACCCGTCGCGATCGACGGCCGTACGGTCCTGGTCGAAGCAGCGGCCGTCTGTGGCCTCGGCGTCCTCCCGGAGGGCCGCAAGGCACCACTGACCGCCACCAGCCGGGGCATCGGGCAGGCCGTCCAGTACGCCCTGGCAGGCGAGGTCGACACCATCGTCCTCGCCCTCGGCGGGGTCGCCACCACCGACGGAGGCGCGGGTCTGCTCCAGTCCCTCGGCGCGGTACTGGTCCGCGCGGACGGCACCCCAATAGGCCCCGGAGGCCAAGGACTCGCCGACGTCCACACGGCCGATCTCGCCCCGGCCCGTGCCGCGCTGGCCGGGGTCGACCTGGTCCTGGCCACGGACGTGGACAACCCGCTGCTCGGACCGACGGGCACCGCCGCCGTCTACGGCCCCCAGAAGGGGGCCTCCGAGCGCGACGTACGAGAACTGGACGCGGCTCTGGGCACCTTCGTACGACGACTCGACGCGGCCGGTGTCCCGGACGCGTCCCGCCTCGCACGCTCCGCCGGGGCCGGGGCGGCCGGTGGGCTCGGATATGCCGGGATGCTGCTGGGCGGACGGGTGTGTTCGGGGGCCGACTACTTCCTCACCCTGCTGGGCGCCGACGCGCTGCTCGCCGCGAGCGACTTCGTCGTGACCGGCGAAGGGAGCCTCGACGAGCAGTCCCTGTCGGGCAAGCTGCCTGTCGCGCTCGCCCGGCGGGCCCGTCGGCAGGGCGTCGCGGTGCACGCCGTCGCCGGCCGCTGCACCCTGCCCGCCGAACGCGCCGCCGCACACTTCAGCTCCGTACAGGCTCTGACGGAGCTGACCGACCAGGACTGCGCGAACGACAGCGCGCTGTCCGCGCGACTGCTCACGCGGTGCGGGCGGACGCTCGGCGACCGCTGGATCGGCGGGCGCGCGGACGAAACGGCCCAGGCGGAATACATGGATCGGGCGGACTAG